In Campylobacter sp. MIT 12-8780, the genomic stretch AACTTAAATATCGCTTTGAAAACAGCAAGGATATAGAGCAAATTTTCATTACCCTAAGACGTTTCGTGCAAAAATACACACTTAAGGATTTTTTCACAAAAAACTATCAAGAAAAAGGCATGATATACGCACTTAAAGCATTTATTGATGAAATTTATCGTTTGAATCCATATAGAAGTTATGGCTATGAGTTTTTCTTTTCAAAGTCTTTTTTAAACGAACCAAAATCACCCTTAAAACGTTACAATATGTATCTTCGCTGGATGGTGCGAAAAGATGCCTTAGATATGGGGCTTTTTGATGAAATCAAAGCTAAGGATTTGTTTATCCCGCTTGATACACATACGCACAAAGTCGCTTTAAAACTAAAACTTATGCAAAGAAAAAATTATGATTTTAAAGCCGTGCTCGAGCTTACTCAAAATTTGCGTCAATTTGATCCAAACGATCCTATAAAATACGACTTTGCACTCTATCGCTTGGGACAAAGTAGAGAGTATATGAGTTTGTAAAACTTATATATTTTATTTATTTAGCTTATTTCGTCTTAATTTTTTTATCCTAGGCACATCGATAAAAATGAATTTGATAAGCCCCCCCCCCTTCCAGCGATTATTATAAGCTTTAATAAAAGCTTCACCAAGTTTATATGATAAATGTTCTTTAAGTTTTAAAGCTTCTTTATAGTCTGCATAAGTTTCAAGTGGAGGAAGTTTTAAGCTTGGATTGTTTTTTATTTTTTCTTGATAAATTCTTTGTTCTTCTTTATGTTTATCTTTGATATAAGATAATACATAAGGCATTCTTATATATCCAAGTAAAGATTTTGAATTTTCTATCATCACCATGCCCATTTTATATGAAAGATGATTATAAATTCTTTGTTTTGCACCTGTTCTTATCAGCAATTCTTGTGCAAGTTTTTGTTCTGTATGTTTATTTATGGTAAGTAAATTGATCTTTTCTTGTTCTAACTTTTTCTTTTCTTGGGCGAGTTTTTGTAATTTGTAAGCAAAATCTACATTAAGCTTGATTTTTTCATCTAAAAGTTCTTCTTTGAAAACAGGTGTTTTAGAAGCCATCTCCCACCACAAATCAAGATAGTTGTTATAATAAAATATGCTATCAGCATAGCCTCCACGAAAATTCATATAATCATAAAGCTGTAGCCAAGGCTTAGGACGTATATAAT encodes the following:
- a CDS encoding TIGR02757 family protein, whose product is MLALKKRLEHFAREKNTLEALALAPDPLQIAKVHQDELISLICALFAYGNAKNIVNFLQKLDFSVLKLDEKAIKSYFSQAKLKYRFENSKDIEQIFITLRRFVQKYTLKDFFTKNYQEKGMIYALKAFIDEIYRLNPYRSYGYEFFFSKSFLNEPKSPLKRYNMYLRWMVRKDALDMGLFDEIKAKDLFIPLDTHTHKVALKLKLMQRKNYDFKAVLELTQNLRQFDPNDPIKYDFALYRLGQSREYMSL